From the genome of Candidatus Defluviilinea proxima:
GCTGGGTGTCTGCTGACATTGGTATTACATGAATTAACACACGGTATGGCAATGCAGATATTTGGCGCAAAGCCAAGGTATGGCATTATCTGGAAAGGGTTGATGTTTTATGCCACTTCTCCCGAGTATGCTTATCATCGAAACAACTACGTAGTCATCGCGCTTGCGCCGCTAATTTCCATAAGCATCCTGGTCGTTCTGGGAATGTGGTTATTACAGGGAACGTTATGGGTTGTCTTGTTAGGAATATGTGGAACCATCAATGCGAGTGGAGCCGTGGGAGATATGTGGATAACAGGGATCGTCCTGCGTTATGCAAACACAGCCTATGTTATAGATGAACGAGAAGGAATACGATTGTTTTTACCGAAGTCCTGAATATGATTAGGATTAGCTTTTGGTCATTACCAACAGTTAAGTTATGTGTAAAATCTGATCGTGTTAGCAGTGGCGTCTTTCTTAGCCAGCGAGTCTGCTCAACAAAACGCCCACCGATGAACAGCAGTGTCAACCCCAAAGGGGTGCTTCGCGAGGCTAGGATGGAAAATGGATGGAGAAAGCCTGATGCCATGCAAAAGGCATTGGGTTTTTCTGTGCTCAAGCAGAGTCCAAGCACGGGCCAGCGGTACGAGTCCGCAAACCGTTGGGCGCTGAATTTGTAAAAATCAACCAGTTGGATTGTTTATGAAAGATGGTGAATTCGCTGATGTCGAGCTAAAACTGCCTGTAAATCAGGCAGTGAGATGGATAAGTATTTTTGGAATTCTGTTTTTTCTGTGGATGGCATTTCTGTCCAAATTGAACAATGAAGGAATCGGCTACATCATAGCCTTTATTGGTTGTAGTTTATTGCAAGTGTTCGGGGTCCTTTTGTCCTTTTCGACTATTCAGGTCAGTAGAAAATCCATTAGAGCAACTATACTCTACACAAAATACACAATTGATTGGGATGAAGTACAGACAATCGAAACCGACATTGCAAGCATACTGGAACTGGATGGGTTGAATGAAACCGATTGGGACTTTGGTAGCACAGTTGCATTTCTAGGCAACGAAAAGTGCTTCCCAGTGCAATTAGCAATGCTTGGAAAAGGAAAAGCAGCATTTCTGAAATTTCTTGAAGAAATAATCAACGAGCGTCAAATTGAAGTGAAACCATTATCAGCTGCATGGATGAGACACAAAAACACTAAAGTTAAAGCCTATGAATCCTAAAGAAGCGCCCACCGATGAATAGCAGTGTCAACCCCAAAGGGGTGCTTCGCGAGGGCTAGGGTAGAAAATGGATGGAGAAAGCCTGATGCCATGAAAAAGGCATTGAGTTTTTTCTGCTCCCAAGCAGAGTCCACGCCCGCAAACTGTTGGGCTGCCATCGATAAATTTCTGCTATGTGTCTGATCTTCAATATGTTAGATATGGAGGTTTACTATGAATAAGTCTCTGTTTGTGATTACTTCGCTGGTGTTGTTTGTTGTTGGCTTGTTGCTAATCCTTAATAGCGTTAGTTGGGGGCATGAAGCTGCAAATGGCTACCTTCAATCACAGGGCGGAAGTATGGATACAGCACAATTTGTCATCGTCCTGCAGGAATATATCAACACTTATAGATGGATTGGCGGCATATTGGCTGTCATAAGTGGGTTAGGTTTTATTAAGGCGATTGAGCTTAGGTAGCGTGGATTGGCAGGATTCGGGTTCCCCCTATTCCCAGGCAGAGTCCATTCACGGGCTGGCGTAATTATTTCTTCCCGTAAAACAACGCATCCAATATTCCTAATATAAAATCTACGATCGTGTTTTCCAATCCGCGGACCATGAATACAGCCATTGTTATCTGAGTTTTTACAAATAGAAAGGGCATTCAATGGAGATCACAGAAACGGACTATGAAGAGATCAACAGAGCTCTCATAGATCTCGATTCGTTTTATAAGAAAACTTCCGAATTTTCTGATGACATCATAGAGAAGGCCAGATATATTTGCTACGATGCCTGTGATCGTCCCGAATTTTTCGAAAACGGATTCAATATGGATGCTGGATTGAAGGCTGTCGAGATATATGTCCGTGAGAAATATCCGTGGCTGACGGAACACGCCGTTTGGATGGTACGTCACTATTGCATGATGAACATGAAATAGATAAGTCCCCGCTCCTTATATTTTCCACATCCTAAAGTACAGAGCCAGTTAATATCATTTGCGCCTGACGTTGGAACATCTGCATTTTATAGATACGTCTCTGTATCACAAGGCCACTTGACGAGATAATGTAAACTGTTGGGGTTTTGATATACTGTAATAATGGACATCGAGTTTAGTGGCAAAATTTGGTATTGGCGTGGCCCTGCTCCGTGGTACTTTGTCACTGTTCCAGCGAAGCAAAGCCGCGAATTGAAAGCCATATTGCGTCTGGTGACGTATGGATGGGGGATGATCCCGGTGGATGCTCGGATCGGCAAAACCAACTGGAAAACTTCCATGTTCCCTAAAAATGACCGCTACATTGTCCCTATAAAAGCAAGTGTTCGAAAAGCAGAAGATCTTGAAGTGGGTAACAAAGTGACCGTATGGATCGAAATTCATTGACCGACCTATGAATTCCGAATGAAGTGCATTCAGAAGTGATACGTCCGCTTGTAAAAGATGGACCTTGACCTCACTGGAAGTAAAACTAAAATGTTATACAGATACCTATAACAATCGGAAAGAACAAAATATGAGCCAATACAACCGCACTACAAGAGAATGTACTGTAAATCAATTACGCCCCGAGTTATTCCTGGCGGTTCGAAATTATTTTCAGGAAAATAAACTGGGCGATCTGGAAGCAACTCCCATTCTATGCTACGAAACTACATCCAGAAAAAAAGCTACTAACAAGTTGATTTCCTGGATGAATGATGGAATGGATACAACGATCTACATGGGGGTGCTTTTTACGCCCGATTGGCTGATTTGGGTACGAAGCGGAGATAAATCTGGTGTTCAGTTGTCTTCCGCTGACCTGAAACAAATTGCAGTGAGAATATATATTTCCCTGCTCGCGAAAGAATATGGATTGGAAATTTCAGGGCACATTGAAGGTTCTAAAGGCATGATGCGAGGGGTCATAGCGATGGAGTCGTCATCCATTGCGCAGAAGTTTTGCGATGAATTAAATAAAGCGATCGACAAGGTGAATCCGCCTGCCCAAAAAGGTCTGTCCAAGTGGTGGGGTGGGATACCCAGGTAAGCAGGTATGGAATGGACCGTATCCTTTTTGTCAGACCAGCAGATCGTAGTTATACAAACACAAGGTGTCGCGGATGAGACAGATTCCCTCAAGATGGCTAAAAGCATCGCGGAAACGATGGCTGAATATAACGCAGAGCGATGTCTGATCGATCACAGTGCAATTCATTCGGTCACAGGCGCCGTAGTTAAAATATATTATCGTCCGCAGGAATTACGTGAAGTTGGTATTCCTTCCAAAGTCAGGATAGCCGAAGCCGTGTTGCCAGCTCATAAAGCGTACTTTGATTTTTTTGAAACGGTCTGCCGCAATCGTGGCTTTGACTTCCGTATTTTCAATGAGAGGGAATCGGCTATTCAGTGGTTGGTGAGCTGAACTGCAGACAAAGCATCGTTTTGATCTCCTTATCAAGGGGGGAGATGTTGAATTAGAACAAATATGCTAAAATATCTCTTGTTTCATACTAACCGAAAAGGAGATAACCATGGCTGAGCTAAAGACTAAAAAGACCGAAGCAAGTGTGGATGACTTCCTAGGCCGCCTCCCGAGCGAAGAAACAAGAAAAGACTGTCTCGAGATCGCCAAGATCATGAAACAGGCGACCAAGGAAGAACCAAAGATGTGGGGTCCCAGCATTATTGGATTCGGCACCACTCACCTCAAATATGCAAGCGGCCGCGAATTGGATTGGATGGTGATCGGCTTCTCCCCTCGCAAACAAAACTTAACCTTATACATACCGGGCAGTTTGGATACCTACGCCGATCTTTTTGAAAAACTAGGTAAACATAAAACAGGCGGCGGATGTTTGTATATCAAGACATTGAAAGATGTAGACACCAAAGTCTTGAAAGAGTTGATCCAGCGCTCTGTGAAGACAGTGGCTCAAAAATAAACCTGTGTCGCGCCGGTAACCAAACTTGGAAAACAGTTTATGACGATCGATGTTTCAAAACTTTGGGATTTCGGCAATCCTGAGCTGAGCGAACAACGCTTCCGCTCTGCGCTCGCTACTGCCTCTGCCGAAGATGCCCTGATCCTTCAAACACAGATCGCGCGGACCTATGGAATCCGCCGCGATTTTTCTCGTGCCCAACAGGTCCTAGCCGAGATCGAGCCGCAAATTCAGAATGCCAGTGCTGAGGCGAAAGTTCGTTATTTCCTCGAACTCGGGCGGACCTTCGCCTCAGCTACCCATCCTCCAGAATCACAGACCAACGAAGCGAAGGAATCGGCGCGCTCCGCTTACATGCATGCTTTCGAACTCGCGCAAACTGCAAAACTCGACGGTCTGGCCATTGATGCGCTACACATGATGACCGTTGTAGATACTGCACCCGAAGAACAGGTGAAGTGGAATCGCAAAGCGATTGAGCTCATGCAGTCATCGTCACAGCCTGAAGCAAAAAAATGGGAAGGCTCCCTTCACAACAACATGGGATATGCACTGCATCTTCTTGGCAGGTATGATGAAGCGCTTGAAGAATTCAAGCTGGCGCTTGCATCACATGAACGGGACGGGAGTCCGCAAACAATTCGCATTGCCCATTGGATGATCGCGTGGACACTTCGTTCTCTCGGTCAATGGAACGAAGCACTTGCAATCCAATTACGACTCGAAAAAGAATGTGATGAGGCCGGGGAACCTGATCCATATGTTTTTGAAGAGCTTGAGTTGATCTATCGAGCGCTCAATGATGGAGAACGCGCTGATCTTTATGCGGCGCGTCATAAAGCATCTTTGTAATATTCACTTAACGGGGGAATACGATCATCTTATCAGGATACATTTTTGATTTTGATTATTTTCTATTCACTCATATAATATGTTTGGGTTCATTCATCACATATAAAGGACTAAAAAGCTTTTATGGAAATGTTGAAATTTCTCAATTCTGCTTTGGCTTTTTTTCTTGAGCTTGCCATGTTGATCGCTTTTGGGTATTGGGGCTTTCATGGCGAAAGAAGCGTTTGGTTGAAATGGCTTTTAGGGATCGGCATCCCTGTGTTGACTGCTGTCATTTGGGGCTACTTCTTCGCTCCAAATTCGGCACATCGTTTGAATATGATCGCTGGGGCCTTGCTCTCGTCGCTCTTGTTCTTGATCGCCGCGGCGGCCTTATATCAAATTGGTCATACGGTTTTGGTTTTGACCATGACAGTGATCGTCATTATTAATCGAGTTCTGATGCTGATTTGGAAACAATGGTAATTTTTCAAATCAGCATCAGGGGATTACTTCACTTCAGATCGGAGGCATCATGTTTCGGAAATATACACTCGTTAGCTTTGTGCTGATATCCCTGCTCCTCGCCTCATGCGGACCTCAAAATTTGGTCACAGCGACTTCAACTGTATCCTCCGCCCCAGCTTTGACTCTGACTTCAACCCCGAATGTGACTCCAACCTTGCCGTCTGTCACTCTCGCTGGGACGGAATTGAGAAGTATTCAATCCAAGAATACCGGTCGCGATTACGATATTTACATTCTGCTCCCGGCCGATTATGCACAGAGACAAGGGAAGACATATCCTGTGCTGTATGTACTCGATGGACAGTGGGACTTTAAATTGTACGACTCCATTTACGGTGGTCTGCATTACGATGCATTTGTACCCGATATGATCATCGTGGGGATCACGTACTCCGGCGCAAACCCAGACTACGAAGGTTTGCGCGCCATGGATTTTACGCCTGTGCCGGCAGGCTATCATCCTGGTTCCGGTGATGCGCCCAAGTTCCTGTCCTTCATCAAAGATGAACTTACTCCTTTGATCGAATCGAACTATCGTGTGGACCCATCCCGCAGGATATTGACGGGTAGTTCATACGCCGGGTTGTTCACACTGTATGCCCTGTTCTCTGACCCCAGCTTTTTCAGCGGATACATATCTGCCAGCCCGGCTGTGACGTATGGAAGCTTTGTGATACGTGACTTGGAAGAGGCATATTTTGCACAGCATCAAGACCTGCCCGTCAGGTTGTTTGTTTCTGTTGGTGGGATCGAGGATTTGAATCAACCCGTGCAGGATTTTGTGCAGATCATTCAGGGACGCAACTACAGTGACCTCATTATGGAATCACGGGTGATCGAAGGCGAACGACATGCAGGCAACAAACCAGAAGCCTTTAACCGCGGGTTGAGATTTATTTTTCAATCAAAGTGATCGGTAGGGTAAAAGAGCAAAGCGTTGTTAAACCTGTCCGTTTGGGCAGGTTTTTAACTATATGGATGGTGAATGCAAATTTGCAAAATAAGGCGTATAGTTAGATGGGGATCGCTCACGTATCAAGTAAATAAAAAAGTTGGCAGGTTCAAGGAGATGTAGCATGATCAGTACACAACCTATAATTCAACTGGGAAATAAAAGATGACAAAACAAAAAGAATCATTACCATTGCACGGACAAGTCGCACTCGTCACCGCATCATCGAAGGGAATCGGTAAAGCATGCGCGTTGGCGCTGGCTGAATCAGGGGCGGATATTATCCTCGGACTGAGACAGGTTTCGGCTGGGAAAGGACTCGTGAATCAAATCCAGAAGATTGGGCGTGAAGTGTTGCCGGTCCAGATGGACGTCTCGAAGATGGATGAGATCACGGCGGCTGTCCAAACGGGATTCAAGCACTTCAAGCGCATTGACATCCTAGTGAACAATGCAGGGATCGGCGCGCCGAACCTGGCGGAGCGAGTCAACGAAAAAGATTTTGACGATACGCTGAACGTGAACCTAAAAGGGACGTTCTTCACTTCGCAGGCTGTTGGAAAGATCATGATCAAACAGAAACGCGGACGTATCATCAACATTTGTTCGCAAGCTGGGTTCGTGGCACTGCCGACCGAGTCGGTCTATTGCATGACGAAGGCGGCCATTGCACATTTGACGAAGTGCCTTGCATTGGAATGGGCGTCGTATAACATCACGGTCAACGCGGTCGCGCCGACGTTTATCACCACGCCCGGAACAAAAAAGTGGTTGGATGATTCTGCGTTTCGTGACTCCGTTCGCAAACGGATTCCGCTTGGACGCATCGGCAAACCCGAAGAAGTGGCGGGACCGGTTGTGTTCCTGGCATCACCTGCGGCTTCGCTCATCACCGGTGAGACGATCATGGTGGACGGTGGCTGGACGATTCAGTAGGATTGTTATTTAAGGAGAAAGCAATGCCAAATTTTAAGCAGATTACTTTTGTAAGCTTAGTAATGCTAACTGCATTGATGGCCGTTGCCTGCACGACAATTTCGCAACCAACAACACCAACACCGGAAAATACCCCATCGCCAACAGTGGCACCCACACTGGAAAACACTCCATTGCCTCAGGTTTTATCTACCACTCCTCCTACAATGAAGGGGCATATTGACGTGAATGGGTATAAGCTGGCTTATCAATGCTTTGGGGAGGGATCCCCAACAGTGATCGTTGAAGCCGCGCTATTTGATCAGCCAACAGTGGCTATGACCTGGAAACAAGTTACCGAGAGAGTACAAACCGTCACGCGTATTTGTATTTATAATCGTGCCGAAGTCCGCACCAGTCAGGATATTGCGCAAAATTTACACATGCTTCTCAGCAGAATCCCATTGCCAGGACCCTATATCCTTGTAGGGCATTCGATCGGTGGTTATCATGTGCGTGTGTTTGCGCATCTCTACCCACAAGAGGTGGCAGGTATGGTCTTGGTGGATACTACATATCCGGATCCGATGAAAGAATTTTTGAAGGCGTATCCGACCTACACGCCAAACGAATTGCCTGCCCTTACGAGTGATCGGGCTACGATGGTGGCTCCCACGCCGACAGTCAATGTGATTGCCGGAGACTTTGATGTCGCGGCCAGTACTGAGCAAGTCATCCAGGCAGGCTCACTCGGGGATCTGCCACTGATCGTTATCAGTCAACACCCTGATCCAACCCCATGGATGTCTCCGGGGTTTTCTTCGGAAGATGCAGAGCGACTTTCCACAGCCTGGCAAAATCTTCAAGCGGATCTGGCAACTTTATCATCGAAGGGTGTATTCATGACCGCCAAATATTCCGGCCATTACATTCCTGTAGAAGAGCCACAGATCATTATCGATGCGCTTACCCAGATGGTGAAAGAAATCCGAAGCCAGTAACGTGTGATGGCAGAAGAAGAATATGTAGAATCATGGGGGGCTCATGACGGGCGAGACGATCATGGTGGACGGCGGTTGTAAGATTCAGTAGTGGCAAATTGTCTTTTCGTCCCGCTGGGCATATAATTTGCTCATACAGTTTTAACTTGTGATCACCTAATACCCTAATTGAATTGGGCGTTTAGACAGAATTCGCCGCCCATAGGTAGTTATGTGAAATTGACCTGCTAAACACTATTGGGGATTCTGTTAGAGATTGGAAGATACTTGCTAATTGACAACGGTATGTGACTGTAAACTTAATGAATCGTGTTGGTATAAAGTTCTTTATTTGAAATGGTGGTGACATGTCTAAAATATTAAGAAAAATATTACAAATCACTTTATATGTTACATTGTTTCTTGTATTCATTTTTATAGTGGGGTCATCTCAAAAGTATGTACGGCGACTATTTCATCAGCCTTTGACAAATATATCTGTAGAAAATCCAAATTCTGCATTACTAAGTATGCTGATCAACAAATCGAAATTTTCTGGAGATTGGTGGTGGAATATTATTACTACTCATCAAGGCGATCACCCACAATACAACGCAAATATTAATGAGTTTGCCATACGGTTTCTCGTAGGTTACTATAGAGGGCATGATGTGCGGTTTACTCATACCCTAAACAAATATATTACTGCATCAAATGAAATTAACACTGATCCTATGTGGACGTCCATTGGTGTAAGTAACCCTGTAGACCAAGTACTCATTCCAATACCCGAAAGCTCCACTTTTCTAGATCCTGTATGCTATATTGGGATTGACAAAGCTGACCGAAGAACGACCAGATGCGTTTTAATAAGAGAAGATAGAAACATCCAAGAAAGAATAGAGTTGGATATTTATGGTGAAACTAGTGTAGAAGTAATGTCCCCGCTTGTGAATAATATAGTGATGTTTTTTGACGAAAAGGAATCGATCATAAAATGAAAAAACTCATTAGCGCAAAACTCGCGGGCAATATCCTTCTCGCTTCACTGGGACTGTTACTCGTCTTCCATCTTCTCGCCCTATTCAAAATCATTCCTGCGGATATCATGTGGGGCGGACAAGCTACATCCGCGAATATCATCACACTTGAGATCATTGCCATTGTCGTAACACTGTTCTTTGGCTTTGTTATTGCTGCAAAGACAGGTTATATCAAAGCTGGCAGGTTCGCTGTTATGGTCAATGTCCTTGTTTGGATTATTTTCACCTTTTTGTTGTTGAACACTTTGGGAAACCTTGCGTCGGGTGTCTCTGCTGAAAATTTCATCTTTGCTCCCATCACGATCGTGCTTGCTCTTTGCGCATTCAGGCTGGCGATTGAAAAATAATACAATTTAACGACACATAGCGTGTAAGAGACAGCACTGGCATCAATTGCAAGCCCTCATTTGATAAAGTGAACGAATTCAAACATATGAATCTGCGATCAATAGAAACCTGGATACAGCGACAATTGCTTGTAAATAGATCCAAAAATTTGTTTTTTGAAAACGTAAAACAAATTATGGATGTGGACCCGGGATTTCTCGTCTCTTTGGAAAAGCTGTTGCATGCCAGCACAGAGACTACACAGGGCGATGATCATTCAAAGATCGTTTCATTTGCCGCCAATGAATTGGCGAAACGATTGCTGTCTGTTAATCCATATTTGGAACTGAACAGCTCGCAAATCGAAAAATTGGAGGGTATCTACCGCAGAACCTGGCAGGAGATGAGAAGAACTGGAAATATAAAAATAACTCTTATGGATATTCACTATCCTGAATTATCGAAATGGCTTGCTTCCCTGTACCCGTCGAAGTTTCAAAAAATCCTCAAAACCGTACCTGTTGTAGGAAGTGTTGTGTATGAGGAATATTCGGCTGAACTGCAATTGGAATTGCTGGGGATTGACATATATGACATCCAACAACCTGTACTCGATATCGGCTGTGGCGGACAGGCCAACCTCGTAAGATATTTACGTTCGTTGGGGCTTGAAGGATATGGTGTTGATCGACATTTGGATGTTCATGGGTCATATCTTACAGAGGTGGATTGGTTTGCATATCGTTTCGAACGGGGCGCCTGGGGGACGATCATATCCAATATGAGCTTTACGAATCATTTGAACTATGCGTATCTACATGATGTCTCTCAGCTCGAACGCTATCTTTTGAGAATGAAAGATATCCTGTCCTCTTTGTTTATTGGTGGTTGTTTTTATTATGCGCCGAGTTTGCCTTTTGTTGAAGACAAGCTGTCCATAAATGAATATCGTGTAGAAAGAGTGCAAAAGGTCAACAATATATTTGTGAGCAAAGTGACCAAGGTCGCGTAGAAATTTACGATATTCTTCTACCTTTTGACGGCTTGTCTTACGATGAATGACACCTG
Proteins encoded in this window:
- a CDS encoding DUF3267 domain-containing protein, with product MAKINNAILVAGALPNGYQEVLSWKVTEKPIRAISLNIAGLFLFVIFGLIFSSIASSLGKLPLESHFSFGFGKISLVIAGCLLTLVLHELTHGMAMQIFGAKPRYGIIWKGLMFYATSPEYAYHRNNYVVIALAPLISISILVVLGMWLLQGTLWVVLLGICGTINASGAVGDMWITGIVLRYANTAYVIDEREGIRLFLPKS
- a CDS encoding DUF1905 domain-containing protein, yielding MDIEFSGKIWYWRGPAPWYFVTVPAKQSRELKAILRLVTYGWGMIPVDARIGKTNWKTSMFPKNDRYIVPIKASVRKAEDLEVGNKVTVWIEIH
- a CDS encoding DUF1801 domain-containing protein, whose amino-acid sequence is MAELKTKKTEASVDDFLGRLPSEETRKDCLEIAKIMKQATKEEPKMWGPSIIGFGTTHLKYASGRELDWMVIGFSPRKQNLTLYIPGSLDTYADLFEKLGKHKTGGGCLYIKTLKDVDTKVLKELIQRSVKTVAQK
- a CDS encoding tetratricopeptide repeat protein, producing MTIDVSKLWDFGNPELSEQRFRSALATASAEDALILQTQIARTYGIRRDFSRAQQVLAEIEPQIQNASAEAKVRYFLELGRTFASATHPPESQTNEAKESARSAYMHAFELAQTAKLDGLAIDALHMMTVVDTAPEEQVKWNRKAIELMQSSSQPEAKKWEGSLHNNMGYALHLLGRYDEALEEFKLALASHERDGSPQTIRIAHWMIAWTLRSLGQWNEALAIQLRLEKECDEAGEPDPYVFEELELIYRALNDGERADLYAARHKASL
- a CDS encoding YrdB family protein, with product MEMLKFLNSALAFFLELAMLIAFGYWGFHGERSVWLKWLLGIGIPVLTAVIWGYFFAPNSAHRLNMIAGALLSSLLFLIAAAALYQIGHTVLVLTMTVIVIINRVLMLIWKQW
- a CDS encoding alpha/beta hydrolase, whose translation is MFRKYTLVSFVLISLLLASCGPQNLVTATSTVSSAPALTLTSTPNVTPTLPSVTLAGTELRSIQSKNTGRDYDIYILLPADYAQRQGKTYPVLYVLDGQWDFKLYDSIYGGLHYDAFVPDMIIVGITYSGANPDYEGLRAMDFTPVPAGYHPGSGDAPKFLSFIKDELTPLIESNYRVDPSRRILTGSSYAGLFTLYALFSDPSFFSGYISASPAVTYGSFVIRDLEEAYFAQHQDLPVRLFVSVGGIEDLNQPVQDFVQIIQGRNYSDLIMESRVIEGERHAGNKPEAFNRGLRFIFQSK
- a CDS encoding 3-oxoacyl-ACP reductase FabG encodes the protein MTKQKESLPLHGQVALVTASSKGIGKACALALAESGADIILGLRQVSAGKGLVNQIQKIGREVLPVQMDVSKMDEITAAVQTGFKHFKRIDILVNNAGIGAPNLAERVNEKDFDDTLNVNLKGTFFTSQAVGKIMIKQKRGRIINICSQAGFVALPTESVYCMTKAAIAHLTKCLALEWASYNITVNAVAPTFITTPGTKKWLDDSAFRDSVRKRIPLGRIGKPEEVAGPVVFLASPAASLITGETIMVDGGWTIQ
- a CDS encoding alpha/beta hydrolase; amino-acid sequence: MPNFKQITFVSLVMLTALMAVACTTISQPTTPTPENTPSPTVAPTLENTPLPQVLSTTPPTMKGHIDVNGYKLAYQCFGEGSPTVIVEAALFDQPTVAMTWKQVTERVQTVTRICIYNRAEVRTSQDIAQNLHMLLSRIPLPGPYILVGHSIGGYHVRVFAHLYPQEVAGMVLVDTTYPDPMKEFLKAYPTYTPNELPALTSDRATMVAPTPTVNVIAGDFDVAASTEQVIQAGSLGDLPLIVISQHPDPTPWMSPGFSSEDAERLSTAWQNLQADLATLSSKGVFMTAKYSGHYIPVEEPQIIIDALTQMVKEIRSQ